From the Fibrobacter sp. UWR3 genome, one window contains:
- a CDS encoding SpoIIE family protein phosphatase, whose translation MGFYFRGLAFKQTMMILIVVTVVVGTIFGIMTSKMNGKLEQMTMDNGEQTSEASVTYINSIFDAAKTIGEEIAARLGSQEMTREELDNYLLRSLDVARNSVPQIIAVVTAWEPGKGPETKKGDYMKLAYFVNNESKLVAGANYDVHEWYKSTRDTKTARWQEPFIGEFVPEPIAVYTVPIFRKDKADEDVLVGVLAIDISIDFLKGTVSSIPVSNSGFAMILSSRNVPVAYPKAVAGGKTADEMKVRELVGGDLADFDRSVKKAKGLILGNVAGMDAAIYYTTMKSNDWTFLVAWPVQQWYEDRQALFKLFVGLAVAGYAILLFFMLLISFRVTKPLKDLAMAAKKLGKGDFNVEIPKISGHDEVSEFAGAFKNMLDSLKNYVEAEKDVKRIERELDLARNIQLSMLPGEEREENSDDDRHELSQFLQPAKEVGGDFYDYFKIDNDHLCVVVGDVSGKGVPASLFMMVSRIMLRIMAKNLKDVQKTFSAANFALARRNRLNMFVTVWMGIIDLRTGRIEFASAGHNPPVVRHSDGSVEFVPSKSGLVMAAMEHTVYEAQTFELKSGDTLFMYTDGVTEATNNNDELFGDQRLLSSVKKGGDLGTSKICGFVKQEIDTFVQGAPQFDDITMLAVKFVGNDEPVWERYEKTVNVGDGKRGELKSFVEGILTPMDGEKKMQMRDAWQRYEKIVDVIPENQEVLTTFVEGILAPMDPSMKSQMQINIAIDEIYSNIVKFSGATEVTLIVEIRKATLEARLTFIDNGSPFDPLRQADPDVSLSAEDREIGGLGIFIVKKTMDSVCYRRNGDHNELAITKTL comes from the coding sequence ATGGGATTCTACTTCCGCGGACTCGCGTTCAAACAGACCATGATGATTCTTATAGTCGTCACGGTTGTCGTCGGCACGATTTTCGGCATCATGACGTCGAAGATGAACGGAAAACTCGAACAGATGACGATGGATAATGGCGAGCAGACTAGCGAAGCGAGTGTAACCTATATCAACTCGATTTTCGATGCCGCCAAGACAATCGGCGAGGAAATTGCCGCGAGGCTGGGCTCGCAAGAAATGACGCGCGAAGAACTCGACAACTACCTTCTGCGCTCCTTGGATGTCGCGAGGAATTCCGTCCCCCAGATTATTGCGGTGGTCACGGCGTGGGAACCCGGCAAGGGCCCTGAAACCAAGAAGGGCGACTACATGAAGCTGGCCTATTTCGTTAATAACGAGAGCAAGCTTGTCGCCGGTGCCAACTACGATGTTCATGAATGGTACAAGAGCACGAGGGATACCAAGACTGCCCGCTGGCAGGAACCGTTTATCGGTGAATTTGTCCCAGAGCCTATCGCCGTCTATACGGTCCCCATATTCCGCAAGGATAAGGCGGACGAGGATGTTTTGGTCGGTGTCCTTGCCATTGACATCTCTATTGATTTCCTCAAGGGAACGGTTTCCTCGATTCCGGTATCCAATTCGGGTTTTGCCATGATACTTTCGTCGAGGAATGTCCCGGTCGCTTACCCGAAGGCCGTTGCCGGCGGGAAAACCGCTGACGAAATGAAGGTCAGGGAACTTGTCGGTGGCGATCTTGCAGATTTCGATAGGAGCGTCAAGAAGGCGAAGGGCCTTATCTTGGGTAATGTCGCAGGGATGGACGCGGCCATTTACTACACCACGATGAAGTCGAACGACTGGACGTTCCTGGTTGCCTGGCCTGTACAGCAGTGGTACGAGGACCGTCAGGCCCTGTTTAAGCTTTTCGTTGGGCTTGCCGTGGCGGGTTATGCCATACTGCTTTTCTTTATGCTGCTCATCTCGTTCCGGGTCACCAAGCCGCTCAAGGATCTCGCGATGGCGGCGAAGAAGCTCGGCAAGGGCGACTTCAATGTGGAAATTCCCAAGATATCCGGGCACGACGAGGTGTCGGAGTTTGCGGGTGCATTCAAGAACATGCTTGACTCGCTCAAGAACTACGTCGAGGCCGAGAAGGACGTGAAGCGCATCGAGCGCGAACTTGACCTGGCGCGCAATATTCAGTTGTCGATGCTCCCGGGCGAGGAACGCGAAGAAAATTCCGATGACGACCGCCACGAGCTTTCGCAGTTCCTGCAGCCGGCGAAGGAAGTTGGCGGCGACTTCTACGATTACTTCAAGATTGATAACGACCACCTGTGCGTTGTGGTGGGCGACGTGTCCGGCAAGGGCGTGCCTGCTTCGCTGTTCATGATGGTTTCCCGAATCATGCTCCGCATTATGGCGAAGAACCTGAAGGATGTGCAAAAGACGTTCAGTGCCGCAAACTTCGCGCTTGCAAGGCGCAACAGGCTGAACATGTTCGTAACCGTCTGGATGGGCATTATCGACCTGCGCACGGGCCGCATCGAGTTTGCTTCTGCTGGGCACAACCCGCCGGTTGTCCGCCACAGCGACGGTTCTGTTGAGTTTGTCCCGAGCAAGTCCGGGCTTGTCATGGCCGCCATGGAACATACGGTTTACGAGGCGCAGACCTTTGAACTCAAGTCGGGCGACACCTTGTTCATGTACACCGATGGCGTGACCGAGGCGACAAACAACAATGATGAACTTTTTGGTGACCAGCGCCTGTTGAGTTCCGTGAAGAAGGGTGGCGATTTGGGAACCTCCAAGATTTGCGGATTTGTCAAGCAGGAAATCGATACCTTTGTGCAGGGCGCCCCGCAGTTCGACGATATCACGATGCTTGCCGTGAAGTTTGTCGGTAACGACGAGCCCGTGTGGGAACGCTACGAGAAGACCGTTAACGTTGGTGACGGGAAGCGCGGCGAACTCAAGTCGTTCGTGGAAGGAATCCTCACGCCGATGGATGGCGAGAAGAAGATGCAGATGCGCGATGCCTGGCAACGTTACGAGAAGATTGTGGACGTGATTCCCGAAAACCAGGAAGTGCTTACCACGTTCGTCGAGGGTATCCTTGCCCCGATGGACCCGTCCATGAAGTCGCAGATGCAGATTAACATCGCGATTGACGAAATCTACAGCAATATCGTGAAGTTCTCGGGCGCGACGGAAGTGACCCTGATTGTCGAAATCCGCAAGGCGACGCTTGAGGCAAGGCTCACGTTTATCGATAACGGTTCGCCCTTCGATCCGCTCAGGCAGGCGGATCCCGACGTGTCGCTTTCCGCGGAAGACCGCGAGATTGGCGGCCTCGGGATTTTCATTGTCAAGAAGACGATGGATAGCGTGTGCTACCGCAGGAACGGCGACCACAATGAACTTGCGATTACCAAGACGCTTTAA
- a CDS encoding carbohydrate-binding protein: MGIGTKTSVMLAGVLAFGLSVPSFAATRQMEKLSRGLAVANTGKGMLVSWRLLGTENPDTEFNLYRDGTKIATIGKTAGTNYLDADGKTTSKYTVAAVVNGKEGKAEGALIVLDQNSKGFPYKTIKGLNVPKDQTMPDGSTCSYSPNDMSVGDLDGDGELDLVLKWDPNNSKDNSQSGYTGSVFIDGLKMDGTLLWRIDLGKNIRAGAHYTQFMVYDLDGDGIAEIVMKTSDGTVDGKGKVIGDGSKDYRSSSGTIMTGNEFLTVFKGNTGEAVHTINYWPARGKISGDTYGNRDNRMLAAIAYLDGVHPSVIMSRGYYTEFFVAAYDFDGKELKTRWQHSSDKKGQGLYGEGNHNLSVGDLDGDGFDEIVMGAAALNHDGTLRYRTGFGHGDAMHLSDMDPDHPGLEVYDVHEEKQNAYSEEFRDKDGKVIWGTTQTQAGNVDNGRGMAADVDSTNRGFEMWSGTSGGMRTVKGTLLNETKPSVNFRIYFDGDLQDELLDATGSGGSGGKIEKWNSGKKTVDRYFSFYEVNSSTLNNYTKANPCIVADLFGDWREEFIARSSTDPSTITIFQTPVTTPHRLYTLMHDPQYRVSVAWQNVAYNQPPHVSYYLPDMVKNLKKPDIYMLGTEGVAGLAPSISKVGDGLENQGILLGNAIENFGYKFIGCDGVKVTGLPKGVTAKVEGSTVTISGTPTEAGVFAYTVVTEGGEGDAASAKGVLSVAAPGNAEEVATKKEASKVDASTPDAGIGWSETTNTGFVEKGYFNFDNSTASYGTWNLHSEHTASTTISIRFANGGSAARDMELVVNGVKVGTVSMDATGGWTTWLTTDAKIDLAKGLNTITLKSTTADGGANVDVFYFDIEGVSAYAGQVDEQTTIKPVAASVRGMVFNPSTGVLYTPKAGLAEIYFYDMSGAMRLGVSRNVTAGATSVAYDRELLPKGMYVVKVKLDGKLVAATRMVK, from the coding sequence ATGGGTATTGGAACGAAAACTTCTGTGATGTTGGCCGGGGTGCTTGCTTTTGGGCTCTCCGTTCCCTCTTTCGCGGCGACCCGCCAAATGGAAAAACTTTCGCGTGGCCTTGCTGTAGCGAATACGGGCAAGGGTATGCTTGTGAGCTGGCGCCTCTTGGGCACCGAGAATCCGGACACGGAATTCAACCTTTACCGCGACGGAACGAAAATCGCCACCATCGGAAAGACTGCTGGCACGAACTACCTGGATGCTGACGGCAAGACGACTTCCAAGTATACGGTCGCTGCCGTGGTGAACGGCAAGGAAGGCAAGGCGGAAGGCGCACTTATCGTGTTGGACCAGAACAGCAAGGGGTTCCCGTACAAGACCATCAAGGGTCTCAATGTGCCCAAGGACCAGACGATGCCGGACGGTTCCACATGCAGCTACAGCCCCAACGACATGAGCGTGGGTGACCTGGATGGCGATGGCGAACTGGATTTGGTTCTCAAATGGGATCCGAACAATTCCAAGGACAACTCCCAGTCGGGTTACACGGGATCGGTGTTTATTGACGGCTTGAAGATGGATGGAACCCTCCTGTGGCGTATTGACCTCGGCAAGAATATCCGTGCCGGCGCCCATTACACCCAGTTCATGGTCTACGACCTGGATGGTGACGGAATTGCCGAAATTGTGATGAAAACTTCGGATGGGACGGTCGACGGCAAGGGCAAGGTCATTGGCGACGGTTCCAAGGATTACCGCTCCTCTTCGGGAACGATCATGACCGGTAACGAGTTCCTGACGGTGTTCAAGGGAAATACCGGCGAGGCTGTCCATACGATTAACTATTGGCCTGCCCGCGGAAAGATTTCGGGCGACACCTACGGCAACCGTGACAACCGCATGCTGGCGGCGATTGCTTACTTAGACGGGGTTCACCCGAGTGTGATCATGAGCCGCGGTTACTATACCGAATTCTTTGTGGCCGCCTATGACTTTGACGGCAAGGAACTCAAGACCCGCTGGCAGCACAGTTCCGACAAGAAGGGGCAGGGACTTTACGGCGAAGGCAACCACAACCTTTCCGTTGGCGACCTGGATGGCGACGGTTTTGACGAAATCGTTATGGGGGCTGCCGCACTCAATCATGACGGAACGCTCCGATACCGTACTGGTTTTGGCCATGGCGATGCCATGCATCTTTCAGATATGGATCCTGACCATCCGGGTTTGGAAGTCTACGATGTTCACGAAGAAAAGCAGAATGCGTATAGTGAAGAATTCCGCGACAAGGATGGCAAGGTCATCTGGGGAACGACTCAGACCCAGGCTGGAAATGTGGACAATGGCCGTGGCATGGCTGCCGATGTCGATTCCACGAATCGCGGCTTCGAAATGTGGTCGGGTACCAGTGGTGGAATGCGTACCGTGAAGGGGACTCTTTTGAATGAGACTAAGCCCTCGGTCAATTTCCGCATTTACTTTGACGGTGACCTGCAGGATGAATTGCTGGATGCTACAGGCAGTGGCGGCAGCGGAGGAAAGATTGAAAAGTGGAATTCTGGCAAGAAGACGGTCGATCGCTACTTCAGCTTCTATGAAGTGAATAGTTCGACTCTGAACAACTACACTAAGGCGAATCCCTGCATTGTGGCAGACCTGTTTGGCGACTGGCGCGAAGAATTCATTGCGCGTTCCAGCACGGATCCTTCGACGATTACGATTTTCCAGACTCCCGTGACGACTCCGCACAGGCTCTACACGCTGATGCATGACCCGCAATACCGCGTGAGTGTTGCCTGGCAGAATGTTGCCTACAACCAGCCGCCTCATGTGAGCTATTATCTGCCCGACATGGTGAAGAACTTGAAGAAACCCGACATTTACATGCTTGGTACCGAAGGTGTCGCGGGCCTCGCTCCTTCTATTTCGAAGGTGGGCGATGGGCTTGAAAACCAGGGAATCCTGCTGGGTAATGCAATCGAGAACTTTGGCTACAAGTTTATCGGCTGCGACGGCGTGAAGGTGACTGGACTCCCGAAGGGCGTGACCGCGAAGGTAGAGGGTTCGACCGTGACCATTTCTGGAACTCCGACGGAAGCGGGCGTATTTGCCTACACCGTTGTAACCGAAGGTGGTGAGGGTGATGCCGCATCTGCGAAGGGTGTGCTCTCTGTTGCTGCTCCGGGAAATGCTGAAGAGGTTGCGACGAAGAAGGAGGCCTCCAAGGTCGACGCTTCTACGCCGGATGCGGGAATTGGCTGGTCCGAGACGACCAATACGGGCTTTGTCGAGAAGGGATACTTCAACTTCGACAATTCCACCGCAAGCTACGGGACATGGAACCTGCATTCCGAACATACTGCTTCTACTACCATCAGCATCCGCTTTGCAAACGGTGGCAGTGCCGCACGCGATATGGAACTTGTGGTGAATGGAGTCAAGGTAGGGACAGTTTCTATGGATGCGACCGGCGGCTGGACGACTTGGCTTACGACCGATGCGAAGATTGATTTGGCAAAGGGACTCAATACGATTACGCTCAAGTCGACGACTGCCGATGGTGGCGCGAATGTGGATGTGTTCTACTTCGATATCGAGGGCGTAAGCGCCTATGCGGGCCAGGTCGACGAGCAGACCACGATAAAGCCTGTTGCAGCTTCTGTGCGTGGAATGGTGTTCAACCCCTCAACGGGTGTGTTGTACACCCCGAAAGCAGGCCTTGCTGAAATTTACTTCTACGACATGTCCGGTGCGATGCGCCTGGGCGTTTCCAGGAACGTGACTGCTGGCGCGACCTCGGTTGCATATGATCGCGAACTGCTCCCGAAGGGCATGTACGTGGTGAAGGTGAAACTCGACGGCAAGCTTGTCGCCGCGACGAGGATGGTAAAGTAA
- a CDS encoding GDSL-type esterase/lipase family protein: protein MGAFSKIWQGAVIASMLAAPVALAKVTIYMCGDSTMQDWNEGYYPKQGQGQDFHYWFDPTKAAVVNRGQGGMSLGGGGKDKKGNTAVGYYDMFFKKGCSAGNCIAEKLQAGDYVVIQFGINDVSYSTEDFFASNMKKMVSDVRAKGAYPIIMSPIRRLYYDSPTQIHNSYRGYPALNKSLAEELNVPFIDMSEMVANYMISVGEQYAAQFIFNYATSAEYSNLGSDQTDQVHLQMNGANAFGRIITEQMRAHADPIVKKLGDYMAPMYQVDVKVSPEGAADATSLGAYYPQGMTVMLKTMPKSGKKFLGWYDGNGNKVGAPSRSNVKSPYIHTFVMGSAATQYTAVYEGGTAQKYTGDGKALTAFPTTTPKSLADVTFVPFTPIEGTEQIDVEVDKNIKKFFDAYSPDTGVGYKENNWTGFMGDGFFNLENSQTSFASYKVKFPAAGYVTLAVRYANGGTTDRMFNAYLDHDYLVSAPPTGAWDKWDTAYVVMDAPQGETELKIMSLTSDGAPNIDAFGFSLAGVCRVSEGCPEVQDSTKDTTDTSTTVLRGVAANAGVQLRGSVLSLVRDADVSVFDMRGRLVVRKAASAGEVDLSETVRTAGLYRVVVRSGSEKFNANWVKMR, encoded by the coding sequence ATGGGCGCTTTCTCTAAAATCTGGCAGGGTGCCGTAATCGCCTCGATGCTTGCCGCTCCCGTGGCGCTTGCGAAGGTGACCATCTACATGTGTGGCGACTCCACCATGCAGGACTGGAACGAGGGCTATTATCCCAAGCAGGGTCAGGGTCAGGATTTCCATTACTGGTTCGACCCGACCAAGGCGGCGGTAGTGAACCGTGGCCAGGGCGGCATGTCTCTTGGCGGTGGCGGCAAGGACAAGAAGGGTAATACCGCTGTCGGTTATTACGACATGTTCTTCAAGAAGGGCTGTTCTGCCGGTAACTGCATTGCCGAAAAGTTGCAAGCGGGCGATTACGTCGTAATCCAGTTCGGAATCAATGACGTGAGCTACAGTACCGAGGATTTCTTCGCTTCCAACATGAAGAAGATGGTGAGCGATGTCCGCGCGAAGGGTGCATACCCGATTATCATGAGCCCGATTCGCCGCCTGTATTACGATTCCCCGACGCAGATTCATAACAGCTACCGCGGTTATCCGGCGCTCAACAAGAGCCTCGCCGAAGAACTCAACGTGCCGTTTATCGACATGAGCGAGATGGTCGCGAACTACATGATTTCGGTGGGCGAGCAGTATGCGGCTCAGTTCATCTTCAACTATGCGACGAGCGCGGAATACAGCAATCTTGGCAGTGACCAGACGGACCAGGTGCACTTGCAGATGAACGGTGCGAACGCATTCGGGCGTATCATTACCGAACAGATGCGTGCGCATGCGGACCCGATTGTGAAAAAGCTCGGGGACTACATGGCTCCCATGTACCAGGTGGATGTCAAGGTGAGCCCCGAAGGTGCTGCCGATGCGACGTCCCTCGGCGCGTATTACCCGCAGGGAATGACCGTGATGCTCAAGACCATGCCGAAGAGCGGCAAGAAATTCCTCGGCTGGTACGACGGTAACGGCAACAAGGTGGGTGCCCCGAGCCGCTCCAATGTGAAGTCTCCCTACATCCATACGTTCGTGATGGGCTCTGCCGCAACGCAATATACTGCGGTTTATGAGGGCGGTACGGCGCAGAAGTATACCGGTGACGGCAAGGCTTTGACGGCGTTCCCGACGACGACTCCGAAGAGCCTTGCCGATGTGACGTTCGTTCCGTTTACTCCGATTGAAGGTACCGAGCAGATTGATGTCGAGGTCGACAAGAACATCAAGAAGTTCTTCGATGCCTATAGTCCCGATACGGGCGTCGGCTACAAGGAAAACAACTGGACCGGCTTTATGGGCGATGGCTTCTTCAATCTCGAAAACTCGCAGACGTCTTTCGCTTCTTACAAGGTCAAGTTCCCGGCGGCGGGCTACGTGACGCTTGCCGTGCGCTACGCCAATGGCGGAACTACGGACCGCATGTTCAACGCTTACCTGGATCACGACTATCTTGTGAGTGCGCCGCCTACGGGAGCCTGGGACAAGTGGGATACGGCCTACGTGGTGATGGATGCCCCGCAGGGCGAAACGGAACTCAAGATTATGTCGCTTACGAGTGACGGAGCTCCGAACATAGATGCCTTCGGGTTCAGCCTTGCAGGCGTTTGCCGCGTGAGCGAGGGCTGCCCCGAAGTTCAGGATTCGACTAAGGATACGACTGATACGTCGACGACAGTTCTGCGCGGCGTGGCCGCAAATGCGGGAGTACAACTCCGTGGCAGCGTGCTCTCTCTGGTGCGTGATGCCGACGTGAGCGTGTTCGACATGCGTGGTCGCCTGGTTGTTCGCAAGGCCGCATCTGCGGGTGAAGTGGACTTGTCCGAAACTGTGCGCACGGCGGGTCTTTACCGCGTCGTTGTCCGCTCGGGTAGTGAAAAGTTCAACGCAAACTGGGTCAAGATGAGGTAG
- a CDS encoding ABC transporter, whose translation MAGSSFISIRGCRLHNLKNVDAQFPLGGITVVCGPSGCGKSTLVLDTLHGESKRRYLETLSPFAAELLGGRRIVPLDSAEGLPASLAIGASHGETPAKSYALSLSECDATLRSLFARFAKPACPVCGKPMESTSREEIIKEIAGLPQGSKLQFFAPLPTNRATLDKLSAVFLAQGFTRAMADGVAYSLADLTANEREIVPQEFFIVVDRIIVRENTRTRIAEAVDGVLKLTHGELILDNGGKRSLYSMVPRCAEHGAQSSRPLEPEDLSPYSRSCACEACGGTGSIEGDDTVEECPECRGLRLRQNLLQSVIDGTTWKDILETPFAELEAKLHALFDGRLLANQKPAFNALIDRIQAINELGIGYLTAGRAGSTLSGGEIQRLRLSSLSTGHLNNLLIVLDEPASGLHQSDVDALWKVLKKVQSRGNTLVLIDHNPALIRRADWIIEMGPGAGEKGGEILLQGKAKDVLENPQSPTGAWIRLLDKEQRSPTMLRQRSAQASGMTESKQSKTSKRRMPAIDIENFAMFDMKPVTAHFPVQKFSVITGQSGSGKSTLFFRNLVPRASRGEFDNLGIQALSVLSTGDFHGNRRSTVASAINLNTILRDLFAKLPESKVRGYTASKFATHAPGGRCENCKGEGVILDPAGYEESQCPVCLGRRFKDEILEVRFKSLSIADILDLEVGDAYRLFTNLKPFADKLKPLVDTGLDYLKLGQTTSHLSGGERARLRLSIALARAKAPNTLFLFDEPARGLHQKDIQHLLDLIHGLTEAGHTVIAIEHAQDFVNAADYVVELSRN comes from the coding sequence GTGGCCGGTTCGAGTTTCATTTCTATACGCGGGTGCCGCCTGCACAACTTAAAGAACGTGGACGCACAGTTCCCGTTGGGCGGCATTACCGTAGTATGCGGGCCTTCGGGCTGCGGAAAGTCGACCCTGGTGCTCGATACCCTGCACGGGGAATCCAAGCGGCGCTACCTCGAAACGCTTTCGCCCTTCGCCGCAGAACTCCTGGGCGGCCGCAGGATTGTCCCGCTCGACAGCGCCGAAGGTTTGCCGGCAAGCCTCGCCATCGGGGCGAGCCACGGGGAAACTCCCGCCAAGTCTTATGCGTTGAGCCTCTCGGAATGCGACGCTACGCTGCGCAGTCTGTTTGCACGGTTCGCGAAGCCCGCCTGCCCGGTATGCGGCAAGCCCATGGAGAGCACGAGCCGCGAAGAGATCATAAAGGAAATCGCGGGACTCCCCCAGGGGAGCAAGTTGCAGTTTTTTGCACCCCTTCCCACCAACCGCGCGACCCTCGACAAGCTTTCGGCAGTGTTCCTGGCGCAAGGGTTCACCCGCGCGATGGCCGACGGCGTGGCCTACTCGCTTGCTGACTTGACGGCGAACGAGCGCGAAATCGTGCCGCAGGAATTCTTCATCGTCGTGGACCGCATCATCGTCCGCGAGAACACGCGCACCCGCATCGCCGAGGCCGTCGACGGCGTCTTGAAACTCACGCACGGCGAACTCATTCTCGATAACGGCGGCAAGCGCTCGCTTTACAGCATGGTGCCGCGATGTGCTGAGCACGGAGCTCAGTCATCAAGACCGCTCGAACCCGAAGACCTTTCGCCCTACTCGCGGTCTTGCGCATGCGAGGCTTGCGGCGGCACCGGGAGCATCGAGGGCGACGACACCGTCGAGGAATGCCCCGAATGCAGGGGTCTGCGCCTCCGGCAGAATTTGCTCCAATCAGTCATAGACGGCACCACCTGGAAAGACATCCTGGAAACTCCGTTCGCGGAACTCGAAGCGAAACTGCACGCGCTTTTTGATGGACGCCTGCTCGCGAACCAGAAGCCCGCATTCAACGCGCTTATCGACCGCATCCAAGCCATCAACGAACTCGGGATTGGATACCTCACCGCGGGCCGCGCCGGTTCGACGCTCTCCGGCGGAGAAATCCAGAGGCTCCGGCTTTCGAGCCTCAGCACCGGGCACCTGAACAACCTGCTGATTGTCCTCGACGAACCCGCAAGCGGATTGCACCAGAGCGATGTCGACGCCCTCTGGAAAGTCCTCAAGAAGGTGCAATCCCGCGGGAACACGCTCGTGCTTATAGACCACAACCCCGCCCTCATCAGACGCGCCGACTGGATAATAGAAATGGGGCCCGGCGCCGGAGAAAAAGGCGGCGAGATTCTGCTGCAAGGGAAGGCGAAAGATGTGCTGGAGAACCCGCAGTCGCCTACGGGAGCGTGGATTCGATTGCTGGACAAAGAACAAAGATCCCCGACCATGCTTCGGCAACGCTCAGCACAGGCGTCGGGGATGACAGAAAGCAAGCAGAGTAAGACATCGAAAAGGAGAATGCCGGCCATCGATATCGAGAACTTCGCGATGTTCGATATGAAGCCGGTCACCGCGCACTTCCCGGTACAGAAATTCAGTGTCATCACGGGCCAAAGCGGTAGCGGCAAGTCCACGCTGTTCTTCAGGAACCTGGTCCCGCGCGCCAGCCGGGGCGAATTCGACAACCTCGGCATACAGGCGCTCTCCGTGCTTTCTACGGGCGACTTCCACGGGAACCGCCGCAGCACCGTCGCCTCGGCAATCAACCTGAACACGATTCTGCGCGACCTGTTCGCGAAACTCCCCGAAAGCAAGGTGCGCGGCTACACCGCAAGCAAGTTCGCGACGCATGCCCCCGGCGGCCGCTGCGAAAACTGCAAGGGAGAAGGCGTAATTCTCGACCCCGCTGGCTACGAGGAATCGCAGTGCCCCGTATGCCTCGGCAGGCGCTTCAAGGACGAAATTCTCGAGGTTCGCTTCAAGTCGCTTTCTATAGCCGACATCCTCGACCTGGAAGTCGGCGACGCCTACAGGCTGTTTACGAACCTGAAGCCTTTTGCAGATAAATTAAAACCACTCGTGGATACCGGGCTCGACTACCTGAAACTCGGGCAGACCACCTCGCACCTTTCCGGAGGGGAACGCGCCCGCTTGCGCCTCTCCATTGCGCTTGCACGTGCAAAAGCCCCAAACACGTTGTTCCTTTTCGACGAACCCGCACGCGGACTCCATCAAAAGGATATCCAGCACCTGCTTGACCTTATCCATGGCCTCACCGAAGCGGGCCATACCGTCATTGCCATCGAGCACGCACAGGATTTCGTGAACGCCGCCGACTACGTGGTGGAACTCAGCAGAAATTAA
- a CDS encoding YihY/virulence factor BrkB family protein yields the protein MPDWWKNFSWERLFDSIAERSPSFVKVMVVTGKSFLYYHGMTRAASLTYTTLVAVVPLLILLTSITLAVGFGGFVSDYLPILLDMLNLDWPTEQVQNIVENAEHIPIGKLGFIGALGLFVTFILAFGSLETNFNVVWEVKTSRTVIRQIQVYTPFLLIFAGFIGMFAGFVNHVQDVLTMIIVDGFHFSPQLLKILITAFWYIAFHTAAMLLIFLMLYALPARSLRQRETGKAPPYRKRKLFGYSLMTTIIAWICINIYVKILMLIQTAMVTRMSIFYGSLAFIPLFLFLLFGVWSIILCGNSLVWTICYWPESSEKKWNWNATLEDIHNAQRNEEKK from the coding sequence ATGCCGGATTGGTGGAAGAATTTTTCTTGGGAGAGGCTTTTCGACTCTATTGCAGAGCGTTCCCCCTCCTTTGTAAAGGTCATGGTCGTGACCGGGAAGTCGTTCCTGTACTACCACGGAATGACCCGCGCGGCAAGCCTCACCTACACCACCCTGGTCGCAGTCGTCCCCCTGCTCATATTGCTCACCTCCATTACCCTCGCCGTCGGATTTGGCGGGTTCGTGTCGGACTACCTGCCGATATTGCTCGACATGCTCAACCTGGACTGGCCCACCGAGCAGGTCCAGAACATCGTCGAGAACGCGGAACATATCCCCATCGGAAAGCTCGGGTTTATCGGCGCCCTAGGCCTCTTCGTGACGTTCATCCTCGCCTTCGGGAGCCTCGAGACGAACTTCAACGTGGTGTGGGAGGTCAAGACCTCGCGCACCGTCATCCGGCAAATCCAGGTTTACACCCCCTTCCTGCTTATATTCGCGGGCTTTATCGGGATGTTCGCGGGATTCGTGAACCACGTGCAGGACGTGCTCACCATGATTATCGTGGACGGTTTCCACTTTTCGCCCCAGCTGCTCAAGATTCTCATCACGGCGTTCTGGTACATCGCGTTCCACACCGCGGCGATGCTCCTCATATTCCTGATGCTCTACGCCCTGCCCGCAAGGAGCCTGCGGCAGCGCGAAACCGGCAAGGCGCCCCCCTACCGCAAGCGCAAGCTGTTCGGCTACTCGCTAATGACGACCATCATCGCATGGATTTGCATCAATATCTACGTGAAGATCCTCATGCTCATCCAGACCGCGATGGTCACCCGCATGTCCATCTTCTACGGCTCACTCGCCTTTATCCCGCTGTTCCTGTTCCTGCTCTTTGGCGTGTGGTCGATCATCCTGTGCGGCAACAGCCTCGTGTGGACCATCTGCTACTGGCCGGAATCGTCCGAAAAGAAATGGAACTGGAACGCAACCCTGGAGGACATCCACAATGCTCAACGGAACGAAGAAAAGAAGTAG